One region of Qingrenia yutianensis genomic DNA includes:
- a CDS encoding DUF1292 domain-containing protein — MSEFNFNENKERNIIPFEDENGNKVNFEVIDAFKMDGSEYVALLPADDDDYDTEVFIMRIEKEGEDDVLVYIENDEELDDAFEMFKDRMGDEYDFLD; from the coding sequence ATGAGCGAATTTAATTTTAACGAAAATAAAGAGAGAAATATTATACCTTTTGAGGACGAAAACGGAAACAAAGTGAATTTTGAAGTGATAGACGCGTTTAAAATGGACGGAAGCGAATACGTTGCACTGCTCCCTGCCGATGACGACGATTACGACACCGAGGTGTTTATTATGCGTATCGAAAAAGAGGGCGAGGACGACGTTTTGGTGTATATCGAAAATGATGAGGAGCTGGACGACGCGTTCGAGATGTTTAAAGACCGTATGGGCGACGAGTACGACTTTTTGGACTGA
- the ruvX gene encoding Holliday junction resolvase RuvX yields the protein MRILGIDYGDARVGVAVSDPLLFTAQGIKTLPNKVFDKMLLSLDEIYSEYKPEKIVLGFPKNMDGSVGFRGEITLEFKKTLEERYKNSEVVLYDERLTTVMADRFLSATNTRGSGRKKVIDTVSAAVILQNYLDSERNNILKGEK from the coding sequence GTGAGAATACTGGGGATTGATTACGGCGACGCAAGAGTGGGAGTTGCGGTGTCCGACCCTCTGCTTTTTACGGCGCAGGGCATAAAAACACTGCCGAACAAGGTTTTTGACAAAATGCTTTTGAGTCTTGACGAAATTTACAGCGAATACAAGCCGGAAAAAATCGTTTTGGGATTTCCCAAAAATATGGACGGTTCGGTGGGATTTCGGGGCGAAATAACGCTTGAATTTAAAAAAACGCTGGAGGAAAGATATAAAAACAGCGAGGTTGTTTTGTATGACGAACGGCTTACAACCGTTATGGCGGACAGATTTCTTTCGGCGACAAACACGCGCGGAAGCGGACGCAAAAAGGTTATCGACACCGTATCTGCGGCGGTGATTTTGCAGAATTATCTCGACAGCGAGAGAAATAATATTTTAAAAGGAGAAAAATGA
- a CDS encoding phosphodiester glycosidase family protein: protein MKKLTSLILALMLVFTSAYAAAPIYSLYDETEYIDGLKISHIRSLTKNGWLNINIASADLSKDYIDAELLKDENDIRKLTNVKTLAEKADTYVAVNGDFFSWSSTEKGKGSPVGVEIKDGEKLTSYAKASTSNAVFVKTDDKHMLFDYIDTYMTVTAPNGEGTQIKHINKYDDLDGIVMYNSKWGETSPGSHAYQVEMVVEDDTVTAINYDAGPCKIPENGYVLSFLKDRTTFLLDNFQIGDKIVFDISLQPNYENINLAMGGGTLLVKDGKTAKNTHNIAGLNPRTALGLDKDGKTLYLITVDGRQADSIGVSLAELSEILINNGIYNAINLDGGGSTTMVAKNTETGANEVINLPSEGSLRSVINGIGIKMTATKGNASKMVLKPASSTVFKGTSTLVESLLYDENGMYIGAVAPDVVEWSCENGKIEDGFYYPETEGVGKVFATYENGIDENVIEASCEFTVLGDISAIYPSTKTVKLGAGEKQYISLEGCDKDGKSAPINLKDTDINFTDDVFTREGNNLVGAKEGSAIMTIACKNVNTHIALYCGNIAEDIPLPDDVSSLDGLKQITPGANSFYFTAFGSPVSKNTLLERAIVRKFNEKTAQNTEVSIFSGNKTDSVNTKIKSVKTDVCEVYEYKNCLFVTANNYGGTISGNSLSQWQKIISALDGTTSKNVFLILREKPVFKSKNEQDLFDDLTEKYLSDKSGRRGFVLYDGEVNSVYAKGGVKYFELKGIRGSNISNYADSEYFSFAVENGNVTYGIKKVFE from the coding sequence TTGAAAAAACTGACATCGCTTATTCTCGCACTTATGCTTGTTTTTACGTCGGCATACGCGGCGGCGCCGATATACAGTCTGTATGACGAAACGGAATATATCGACGGACTTAAAATTTCACATATCCGCTCGCTGACCAAAAACGGCTGGCTGAACATCAACATTGCAAGCGCCGACCTGTCGAAAGACTACATCGACGCGGAACTTTTGAAGGACGAAAACGACATACGAAAGCTTACAAACGTTAAAACGCTTGCCGAGAAAGCCGATACATACGTTGCGGTAAACGGCGACTTTTTCTCGTGGTCGAGCACCGAAAAGGGCAAAGGAAGCCCCGTCGGCGTTGAGATAAAAGACGGTGAAAAGCTCACGTCCTACGCAAAGGCAAGCACGTCCAACGCGGTTTTTGTGAAAACCGACGACAAACATATGCTTTTCGACTACATTGACACATATATGACCGTGACCGCGCCCAACGGCGAGGGAACGCAGATTAAGCACATCAACAAATACGACGATTTGGACGGAATTGTTATGTATAATTCCAAATGGGGCGAAACCTCACCCGGCTCGCACGCATATCAGGTTGAAATGGTGGTTGAGGACGACACCGTGACCGCAATAAACTACGACGCAGGTCCGTGCAAAATCCCCGAAAACGGCTATGTTCTGTCGTTTTTGAAAGACCGAACGACATTTCTGCTTGACAACTTCCAAATCGGCGACAAAATTGTGTTTGACATCTCGCTTCAGCCGAATTACGAAAACATAAACCTTGCAATGGGCGGAGGAACACTGCTTGTAAAAGACGGAAAAACCGCGAAAAACACTCACAACATTGCAGGGTTAAATCCGCGCACCGCGCTCGGACTTGACAAGGACGGCAAAACCCTTTACCTCATCACCGTGGACGGACGTCAGGCGGACAGTATCGGAGTGTCACTCGCGGAATTATCGGAAATCCTCATAAACAACGGAATATACAACGCGATAAACCTCGACGGAGGCGGTTCGACGACAATGGTTGCAAAAAACACCGAAACGGGCGCAAACGAGGTTATAAACCTCCCGAGCGAGGGCAGTCTGCGCAGTGTCATAAACGGTATCGGCATAAAAATGACCGCAACAAAAGGCAATGCGTCAAAAATGGTGTTAAAGCCTGCAAGCAGTACCGTTTTTAAAGGCACGTCCACTCTTGTGGAAAGCCTTTTGTACGACGAAAACGGAATGTATATCGGCGCCGTTGCACCCGACGTTGTGGAATGGAGCTGTGAAAACGGCAAAATCGAGGACGGATTTTACTATCCCGAAACCGAGGGTGTCGGCAAGGTTTTTGCAACATACGAAAACGGAATTGATGAAAACGTTATAGAAGCGTCCTGCGAATTTACGGTTCTCGGTGACATTTCCGCAATTTATCCCAGCACAAAAACCGTAAAACTCGGAGCCGGCGAAAAGCAGTACATCAGCCTTGAGGGCTGTGACAAGGACGGCAAAAGCGCGCCGATAAACCTAAAAGACACCGACATAAACTTCACCGACGACGTGTTCACGCGCGAGGGCAACAACCTCGTCGGCGCGAAAGAGGGCAGTGCGATTATGACAATCGCGTGCAAAAACGTCAACACGCACATTGCGCTCTACTGCGGAAATATCGCGGAGGATATTCCCCTCCCCGACGACGTTTCGTCGCTTGACGGATTAAAGCAAATCACGCCCGGCGCAAATTCGTTTTATTTCACCGCGTTCGGAAGTCCCGTTTCAAAAAATACGCTTTTGGAACGCGCGATTGTCCGCAAATTCAACGAAAAAACGGCGCAGAATACCGAAGTTTCAATCTTTTCGGGCAACAAAACCGACTCGGTGAACACCAAAATCAAGAGCGTCAAAACCGACGTATGCGAGGTTTACGAATACAAAAACTGCCTGTTTGTCACGGCGAACAACTACGGCGGAACAATTTCGGGAAATTCTCTTTCGCAGTGGCAGAAAATCATATCCGCGCTTGACGGCACAACCAGCAAAAACGTATTTTTGATTTTGCGCGAAAAGCCTGTTTTCAAAAGCAAAAACGAGCAGGATTTGTTTGACGATTTAACCGAAAAATATCTATCCGACAAGTCGGGCAGACGCGGATTTGTGCTTTACGACGGCGAGGTTAACTCGGTTTACGCAAAAGGCGGAGTTAAATATTTTGAATTAAAAGGAATACGCGGCAGCAACATATCAAACTATGCCGACAGCGAATATTTCAGCTTTGCGGTTGAAAACGGCAATGTTACCTACGGTATTAAAAAAGTTTTTGAATAA
- the upp gene encoding uracil phosphoribosyltransferase translates to MSKVHVMDHPLIVHKITKLRDKDTPVKEFRELVNEIALLMGYEATRDLKLVDKEVETPITKMVGKEIAKPIAVVPILRAGLGMVDAIMNIVPSAKVGHIGLYRDHETAQPVEYYCKLPVDVDKREVIVVDPMLATGGSSVAAIDFIKQRGAKDIRLMCIIAAPEGVECMQKAHPDVDIYCGALDEKLNEAKYIVPGLGDAGDRLFGTL, encoded by the coding sequence ATGAGCAAAGTTCACGTTATGGACCACCCTCTTATAGTTCATAAAATCACAAAACTCCGCGATAAGGACACACCGGTAAAGGAATTCCGCGAGCTGGTTAACGAAATTGCACTTTTGATGGGCTATGAGGCAACAAGAGATTTGAAGCTTGTAGACAAAGAGGTTGAAACACCCATCACAAAAATGGTCGGAAAAGAAATTGCAAAACCCATTGCGGTTGTTCCCATTTTGAGAGCAGGTCTCGGTATGGTTGACGCAATTATGAACATAGTTCCGTCGGCAAAGGTAGGACATATCGGTCTTTACCGCGACCACGAAACGGCACAACCTGTTGAATATTACTGCAAACTCCCCGTTGACGTTGACAAAAGGGAAGTTATCGTTGTTGACCCTATGCTTGCAACAGGCGGAAGCAGTGTTGCGGCTATTGATTTCATCAAGCAGAGAGGCGCAAAAGACATCAGACTTATGTGCATAATCGCCGCTCCCGAGGGCGTTGAATGTATGCAGAAGGCTCACCCCGACGTTGACATCTACTGCGGTGCGCTCGACGAAAAACTCAACGAAGCAAAATATATCGTTCCCGGTCTCGGCGACGCGGGCGACAGACTTTTCGGCACGCTTTAA
- the csaB gene encoding polysaccharide pyruvyl transferase CsaB — MKRIRVLLALMGLEIGGAETHAVELAKYLCKKGYIVYAVSSGGVYEKELADAGVRHYYAPLTKKDPISMYKSYSVIKNVVLREKIDLIHAHARIPAFVSSLVKKKLGIPLVSTVHGVYSTAWHYKMLTNWGDEAVCVSEDVQKYVIENYNFSPDNTLITINGIDTDVFSGDFIHYDTLAEFNLPEHAFKIVCVSRLDAGNTNAAYSLLSIAGKLSEQIDELKIIMVGGGSEFEKISALCDEKNSELKKEIFVMTNSRTDVHKFLSIADVFVGISRAALEAMSARVPVILTGQFGYGGIFSPDNLDVCLKNNFTCRGEDFASDNTFFEDIMTVYNMPNEKRSALTQFGRETVLKNYSVTAMAENTITAYKKVLREKANSYDFMISGYFGFNNSGDDALLQAMLDNLKSLDKDVRIVVLSRRPDETVKRYNVDAINRFSPFKVMKVMNRTKVLLSGGGSLIQDVTSTKSILYYLTIMKTALKKHMSLMVYANGVGPINRAKNRRLTKKIFDKADIITLREEGSLKLLKEIGVTNDNIILTADPALNLVPSDAELTENVLRSHGIKGDINLIGVSVREWNKNEHNFEKTFAKNLDIICRMNNVYPVFLPMQLPNDLEFSKKICENLETPYYIIGTRYDEKIFAGIISRCSLLIGMRLHSLIYAASVCVPIVGIVYDPKVKSFLDYVGQTHFIGAEKISGENFIGIISDCLKNKDTIKEEFKKRIDVLCKKAKYNADIAMKLLNKETIITFDAEENAENTEEAHSENTGD; from the coding sequence ATGAAAAGAATAAGAGTATTGCTTGCGCTTATGGGGCTTGAAATCGGCGGTGCCGAAACGCACGCCGTGGAACTTGCAAAATATTTGTGCAAAAAAGGATATATTGTTTATGCGGTGTCGAGCGGAGGAGTTTACGAAAAAGAACTTGCCGACGCCGGAGTGCGTCATTATTACGCGCCTCTTACAAAAAAAGACCCGATAAGTATGTATAAATCATACAGTGTGATTAAAAATGTGGTACTGCGCGAAAAAATCGACTTAATCCACGCGCACGCGAGGATACCTGCTTTTGTAAGCTCTCTTGTGAAAAAGAAACTCGGTATTCCGCTTGTTTCCACCGTTCACGGGGTGTATTCCACAGCTTGGCACTACAAAATGCTCACAAACTGGGGCGACGAGGCGGTGTGCGTGAGCGAGGACGTGCAGAAATACGTCATTGAAAACTACAACTTTTCGCCCGACAACACGCTTATCACAATAAACGGCATTGATACCGACGTTTTTTCTGGCGATTTTATACACTACGACACGCTTGCCGAGTTTAATCTGCCCGAGCACGCGTTCAAAATAGTGTGCGTCAGCCGTCTTGATGCAGGCAACACCAACGCGGCATACTCGCTTTTGAGCATTGCCGGCAAATTGAGCGAGCAGATTGACGAACTTAAAATTATTATGGTGGGAGGCGGCAGCGAATTTGAAAAGATAAGCGCGCTTTGCGACGAGAAAAACAGTGAGCTGAAAAAGGAAATTTTTGTTATGACAAATTCGCGCACCGACGTTCATAAGTTTTTGTCAATAGCCGACGTTTTTGTAGGCATAAGCCGTGCCGCGCTCGAGGCTATGAGCGCGCGCGTTCCCGTAATTCTTACGGGTCAGTTCGGTTACGGCGGAATTTTTTCGCCCGACAATCTCGATGTTTGCCTTAAGAACAATTTCACCTGCCGCGGTGAGGACTTCGCGTCGGACAACACATTTTTTGAAGATATTATGACCGTTTACAATATGCCGAACGAAAAAAGGTCGGCGCTCACGCAGTTCGGGCGCGAAACTGTTTTGAAAAACTATTCGGTAACCGCAATGGCGGAGAACACCATAACCGCGTATAAAAAGGTTCTGCGCGAAAAAGCGAACAGCTACGATTTTATGATTTCGGGATATTTCGGCTTTAACAATTCGGGCGACGACGCGCTTTTGCAGGCTATGCTCGACAACCTCAAAAGCCTTGACAAAGATGTGAGAATTGTGGTTTTGTCGCGCCGTCCCGACGAAACTGTGAAACGGTATAACGTCGACGCGATAAACCGATTTTCTCCGTTTAAGGTGATGAAAGTGATGAACCGCACAAAAGTGCTTTTGAGCGGGGGAGGTTCGCTTATTCAGGACGTCACCAGCACAAAATCAATTTTATACTATCTCACAATTATGAAAACCGCACTCAAAAAACATATGTCGCTTATGGTATATGCAAACGGCGTAGGACCGATAAACAGGGCGAAAAACCGCCGTCTTACAAAGAAAATTTTCGATAAGGCGGATATTATCACCCTGCGCGAGGAGGGTTCGCTCAAACTTCTTAAAGAAATCGGCGTGACGAACGATAACATTATTCTCACTGCCGACCCGGCGCTTAATCTTGTGCCGTCCGACGCGGAACTTACCGAAAATGTTTTAAGGTCGCACGGAATAAAGGGCGATATAAATTTAATCGGCGTGTCGGTGCGCGAATGGAACAAAAACGAGCACAATTTTGAAAAAACTTTTGCGAAAAATCTCGACATTATCTGCCGTATGAATAACGTTTACCCCGTTTTTCTGCCTATGCAACTGCCGAATGATTTGGAATTTTCAAAGAAAATCTGCGAAAATCTCGAAACGCCGTATTACATCATCGGCACGCGTTACGACGAGAAAATTTTTGCCGGTATAATTTCGCGGTGTTCGCTTTTAATCGGTATGCGCCTCCATTCGCTCATCTATGCGGCGAGCGTGTGCGTGCCTATCGTCGGCATTGTCTATGACCCGAAAGTTAAAAGCTTTCTCGATTACGTCGGTCAGACGCATTTTATCGGCGCGGAAAAAATTTCGGGCGAGAATTTTATAGGCATAATAAGCGACTGTTTAAAAAACAAAGACACGATAAAGGAAGAATTTAAAAAACGAATAGACGTTCTTTGCAAAAAGGCGAAATACAACGCGGACATTGCAATGAAACTTCTTAATAAGGAAACGATTATCACATTTGACGCGGAGGAAAACGCGGAAAATACCGAGGAGGCGCACAGTGAGAATACTGGGGATTGA